The following are encoded together in the Bacillus sp. NP157 genome:
- a CDS encoding efflux RND transporter permease subunit — MNPSRPFILRPVATSLLAIAILLLGLFGYRFLSLSALPEVDFPTIEVVTAYPGAGPQVVASTISAPLERQLGQMPGLNQMASSSAVGISTITLRFNLDLPLDVAEQEVQAAINAAAPLLPADISQPPIYRKVNPADAPVMTLAVTSPTLSLRTLRELADTRLVPKLSQVSGVGLVSIDGGQQPAIVVQADPARLRSNGLTLDDLRGAIRDANSNQAKGTLEGPVRSSNIAISSPIDTVAGFEGLAVAQREGAVVRLGDVAHVSEGAENARLAAWSGDVPAIILRIRRQPGANVVEVVDRIQQLLPQLKTTLPAAADITTLSDRTDTVRAAVHDTQVELVFAVVLVVLVIFLFLGSGTATIIPGVVVPLSLVGTFAVMYLAGFSINNLTLMALIVATGFMVDDAIVMIENIARYVEAGEEPLAAALKGARQIAFTVVSLTVSLVAVLIPLLFMGGLVGRLFREFAVTLAVAILISGVVSLTLTPMMCARMLRRVPEARQGRVAQRGKAWLDGVLVRYERGLAWVLARQAATLGLVAAMAALTVVLYLVIPRGLFPTQDSGDIQGVTEAAPTVSFAAMADRQQALTRVLLQDPAVASVASFIGVGGGSASLNTGQLLIHLKPLGKRDRVPAVMARLADAARKVEGIALYMQPVPDLTIDDRVSRGQYQFSLEHADPAQLAQWVPRVLGSLRDAHKLTSVASDQQDRGLEAFVQVDHDLASRYGVTSAAIGDALYNAFGQRHVSTLLTLGSQRRVILEAAAPAATDVAGALQGVYLGATGGAAANAADAGDPSAALIPLTSIAQVSERTAPLVVTRLDQLPAATVSFNLAPGASLGGAIQQVDAAQRELKLPASAQLRWEGSAEAFQASRAGQPWLILATLITVYIVLGVLYESYIHPLTILSTLPSAGIGALLALIIGGFELDVISLIGVILLIGIVQKNAIMLIDFAIDAQRHQGLAPREAIVQACLLRFRPILMTTLAAMLGALPLMLGGGMGAELRHPLGVGIFWGLLVSQLLTLFTTPVIYLAFERVLQRRGRPA; from the coding sequence GTGAATCCCTCGCGCCCGTTCATCCTGAGGCCGGTCGCGACCTCGCTGCTGGCCATCGCGATCCTGTTGCTGGGCCTGTTCGGCTACCGCTTCCTGTCGCTGTCGGCACTGCCCGAGGTCGACTTCCCGACCATCGAGGTGGTCACCGCCTATCCGGGCGCCGGGCCGCAGGTGGTCGCCTCGACGATCAGCGCGCCGCTGGAACGCCAGCTCGGCCAGATGCCGGGCCTGAACCAGATGGCCTCGTCCAGCGCGGTCGGGATCTCGACGATCACCCTGCGCTTCAACCTCGACCTGCCGCTGGACGTGGCCGAGCAGGAAGTGCAGGCGGCGATCAACGCGGCCGCGCCACTGCTGCCCGCCGACATCTCGCAGCCGCCGATCTACCGCAAGGTGAACCCGGCCGATGCGCCGGTGATGACACTCGCGGTGACCTCGCCGACCCTTTCGCTGCGGACCCTGCGTGAACTGGCCGATACCCGGCTGGTGCCGAAGCTGTCGCAGGTGTCGGGGGTGGGCCTGGTCAGCATCGACGGCGGCCAGCAGCCGGCCATCGTCGTGCAGGCCGATCCGGCGCGCCTGCGCTCGAACGGGCTCACCCTCGACGACCTGCGCGGTGCCATTCGCGATGCCAATTCCAACCAGGCCAAGGGTACGCTCGAAGGCCCGGTGCGTTCGTCCAATATCGCGATCAGCTCGCCGATCGACACCGTCGCCGGCTTCGAAGGCCTCGCGGTGGCGCAGCGCGAAGGCGCGGTGGTGCGGCTGGGCGACGTCGCCCACGTCAGCGAAGGCGCCGAGAATGCACGCCTGGCCGCGTGGTCGGGCGACGTGCCGGCGATCATCCTGCGCATCCGCCGCCAGCCGGGCGCCAACGTGGTGGAGGTGGTCGACCGCATCCAGCAGCTGTTGCCGCAGCTGAAGACGACCCTGCCGGCCGCGGCCGACATCACCACGCTGTCGGATCGCACCGACACCGTGCGTGCGGCCGTCCACGACACCCAGGTGGAACTGGTCTTCGCGGTCGTGCTCGTCGTGCTGGTGATCTTCCTGTTCCTGGGCAGTGGCACGGCTACGATCATCCCGGGCGTGGTGGTGCCGCTCTCGCTGGTCGGCACCTTCGCGGTGATGTACCTGGCCGGGTTCTCGATCAATAACCTCACCCTGATGGCGCTGATCGTGGCCACCGGTTTCATGGTCGACGATGCGATCGTGATGATCGAGAACATCGCCCGCTACGTGGAGGCGGGCGAGGAGCCACTCGCCGCGGCGCTGAAGGGCGCGCGGCAGATCGCCTTCACCGTGGTGTCGCTGACCGTGTCGTTGGTCGCCGTGCTGATCCCGCTGCTGTTCATGGGTGGACTGGTCGGCCGGCTGTTCCGCGAGTTTGCGGTGACGCTGGCGGTGGCGATTTTGATTTCCGGCGTGGTCTCGCTGACGCTCACGCCGATGATGTGCGCGCGGATGCTGCGCCGGGTGCCGGAAGCGCGGCAGGGGCGCGTCGCGCAGCGGGGCAAGGCCTGGCTGGATGGCGTGCTGGTGCGCTACGAGCGCGGCCTGGCATGGGTGCTGGCACGCCAGGCGGCAACGCTCGGACTGGTCGCGGCGATGGCCGCGCTGACCGTCGTGCTGTACCTGGTGATCCCGCGCGGGCTGTTTCCCACCCAGGATTCCGGCGACATCCAGGGCGTGACCGAAGCCGCGCCGACGGTGTCGTTCGCCGCCATGGCCGATCGCCAGCAGGCGCTGACCCGCGTGCTGTTGCAGGATCCCGCCGTCGCCAGCGTCGCCTCGTTCATCGGCGTGGGCGGCGGCTCGGCGTCGCTGAATACCGGGCAGTTGCTGATCCACCTGAAGCCGCTGGGCAAGCGCGATCGCGTGCCCGCCGTCATGGCGCGCCTGGCCGATGCCGCGCGCAAGGTGGAAGGCATCGCGTTGTACATGCAGCCGGTGCCCGACCTGACCATCGACGACCGGGTCAGCCGCGGCCAGTACCAGTTCTCGCTCGAACACGCCGACCCGGCCCAGCTGGCGCAGTGGGTGCCGCGCGTGCTCGGTTCGCTGCGCGATGCCCACAAGCTCACCAGCGTCGCCAGCGACCAGCAGGATCGTGGCCTGGAAGCGTTCGTCCAGGTCGACCATGACCTCGCCAGCCGCTACGGCGTCACCTCCGCGGCGATCGGCGATGCCTTGTACAACGCGTTCGGCCAGCGCCACGTCTCCACGCTCTTGACCCTGGGCAGCCAGCGGCGCGTGATCCTCGAGGCAGCGGCACCGGCCGCGACCGACGTCGCCGGTGCATTGCAGGGCGTGTACCTGGGCGCCACGGGTGGGGCGGCGGCGAACGCGGCGGATGCGGGCGATCCCTCGGCCGCGCTGATCCCACTCACCTCGATCGCCCAGGTGAGCGAGCGCACGGCGCCGCTGGTGGTCACGCGGCTCGACCAGCTGCCGGCGGCCACGGTGTCGTTCAACCTGGCCCCGGGCGCGTCGCTCGGCGGTGCGATCCAGCAGGTCGATGCCGCCCAGCGCGAGCTGAAGCTGCCGGCCAGCGCACAGTTGCGCTGGGAAGGCTCGGCGGAAGCCTTCCAGGCCTCGCGCGCCGGCCAGCCGTGGCTGATCCTGGCTACGCTGATCACCGTCTACATCGTGCTCGGCGTGCTCTACGAGAGCTACATCCATCCGCTCACCATCCTGTCGACGCTGCCGTCGGCCGGCATCGGCGCGTTGCTGGCGCTGATCATCGGCGGCTTCGAGCTCGACGTGATCTCGCTGATCGGCGTGATCCTGTTGATCGGCATCGTGCAGAAGAACGCGATCATGCTGATCGACTTCGCGATCGATGCGCAGCGCCACCAGGGCCTGGCCCCGCGCGAGGCCATAGTGCAGGCCTGCCTGCTGCGCTTCCGCCCGATCCTGATGACCACGCTGGCGGCGATGCTGGGTGCCTTGCCGCTGATGCTCGGTGGCGGCATGGGTGCGGAGCTGCGCCATCCGCTGGGCGTGGGGATCTTCTGGGGCCTGCTGGTCAGCCAGCTGCTCACCCTGTTCACCACGCCGGTGATCTACCTCGCCTTCGAGCGCGTGCTGCAGCGCCGGGGCCGGCCTGCATGA
- a CDS encoding efflux RND transporter periplasmic adaptor subunit, with the protein MSGRGSSRTTIIVVVAILIIAVLWWLGRGGGGNKQAAEQAVPVVTAAARQGGFVVYRAQPGTVTPSNSVLVRSQVDGLLKRVAFSGGQVVKQGDLLAEVDPREAQAQLQLANGDLGRSQAQLANAQETLKHYEALLAQDSISRQRVADQQSLVRQYTAEVKSEQGRIGSANLQLSNARITAPISGTVGLRRVDPGNLVGPSDTRGIVVVTQSQPSKVVFSMPVNVVPGVLERLRAGDCVPVDAYGDSPDDVLATGHLLAANNQVDPATGTVKFEAEFANAKDSLLPNQFVTARLPVQVLAQAVLVPAAAIQQGAQGAFVYVLKDDKTVAVVPVKVGAGDTATTVVTSGIAAGTQVVVEGADRLRAGTRVTATTATDTAPAAPAAGATTCQRDEASASPQAPNARP; encoded by the coding sequence GTGAGCGGGCGGGGCTCGTCGCGGACGACCATCATCGTGGTCGTCGCCATCCTCATCATCGCCGTCCTGTGGTGGCTGGGGCGCGGTGGCGGCGGCAACAAGCAGGCCGCCGAGCAGGCCGTGCCCGTGGTCACCGCCGCCGCTCGCCAGGGCGGCTTCGTGGTCTACCGCGCGCAGCCCGGCACGGTGACCCCGTCCAACAGCGTGCTCGTGCGTAGCCAGGTCGATGGCCTGCTCAAGCGGGTGGCCTTCAGCGGCGGCCAGGTGGTCAAGCAGGGCGACCTGCTGGCCGAAGTCGATCCGCGCGAAGCCCAGGCGCAGTTGCAGCTGGCCAACGGCGACCTTGGTCGCAGCCAGGCCCAGCTCGCCAATGCGCAGGAAACGCTGAAGCACTACGAGGCGCTGCTCGCGCAGGATTCGATCTCGCGCCAGCGCGTGGCCGACCAGCAATCGCTGGTACGCCAGTACACCGCCGAAGTGAAGTCCGAACAGGGCCGCATCGGCAGCGCGAACCTGCAGCTTTCCAACGCACGCATCACCGCGCCGATCTCCGGCACGGTCGGCCTGCGCCGGGTCGACCCGGGCAACCTGGTCGGTCCGTCGGATACGCGCGGCATCGTCGTCGTGACCCAGTCGCAGCCGAGCAAGGTCGTGTTCTCGATGCCGGTGAACGTGGTGCCGGGCGTGCTGGAACGGTTGCGCGCGGGTGACTGCGTGCCGGTCGATGCCTACGGCGACAGCCCCGACGACGTGCTCGCCACGGGCCACCTGCTCGCGGCGAACAACCAGGTCGATCCGGCCACCGGCACGGTAAAGTTCGAGGCCGAGTTCGCCAACGCGAAGGACTCGCTCCTGCCCAACCAGTTCGTCACGGCGCGCCTGCCCGTGCAGGTGCTTGCCCAGGCCGTGCTGGTGCCGGCCGCGGCGATCCAGCAGGGTGCCCAGGGTGCGTTCGTCTACGTGCTCAAGGACGACAAGACCGTGGCCGTCGTGCCGGTGAAGGTCGGCGCGGGCGACACCGCGACCACCGTCGTCACCTCGGGCATCGCGGCGGGGACCCAGGTCGTCGTCGAGGGCGCGGACCGGCTGCGCGCCGGCACCCGCGTGACGGCAACCACCGCGACGGACACGGCGCCGGCGGCGCCCGCGGCTGGCGCGACCACGTGCCAGCGCGATGAGGCGAGTGCCTCGCCGCAGGCACCGAACGCCCGCCCGTGA
- a CDS encoding LysR family transcriptional regulator produces MDHILAMRVFGRLVETGGFGKAADSLRMPKSTVTKLIQGLEEQLGVRLFERTTRRVTVTAEGAAYYERTRQWLAELDDFETTLAGGRGSPVGTLRVDTGGSVAACLILPELPAFRERYPGIRLQVGVTDRTVDLVGEGIDCGIRSTADDPNLVARQIAELPWVTCATPGYLASRGTPMHPDDLAREGHDIVGYFSARTGRAQPMRFTDRERGFDGELISAVEVNESNAHVAAALAGLGIVQTLAFAAAPALARGDLLPVLDTWQPAPLPVYVVYPSEKRHNARLRAFVDWIAEALPRRALA; encoded by the coding sequence GTGGACCACATTCTCGCCATGCGCGTGTTCGGCCGGCTTGTCGAAACCGGTGGTTTCGGCAAGGCCGCCGATAGCCTGCGGATGCCCAAGTCCACGGTGACCAAGCTGATCCAGGGGCTGGAGGAGCAACTGGGCGTCCGCCTGTTCGAGCGCACCACCCGGCGGGTGACCGTGACCGCCGAAGGCGCGGCGTACTACGAACGCACCCGGCAATGGCTGGCCGAGCTGGACGATTTCGAGACCACCCTGGCCGGCGGCCGCGGCAGCCCGGTCGGCACCCTGCGCGTCGACACCGGCGGATCGGTGGCCGCGTGCCTGATCCTTCCCGAGCTACCGGCGTTCCGCGAACGCTATCCCGGGATCCGCCTGCAGGTTGGCGTCACCGACCGGACGGTTGACCTGGTCGGCGAAGGCATCGATTGCGGTATCCGCAGCACGGCCGACGACCCCAACCTGGTCGCACGCCAGATCGCCGAGCTGCCGTGGGTGACCTGCGCGACACCGGGCTACCTCGCCAGTCGCGGCACGCCCATGCATCCGGACGACCTCGCCCGCGAAGGCCACGACATCGTCGGCTACTTCTCGGCGCGTACCGGCCGCGCGCAGCCGATGCGTTTCACCGATCGCGAGCGCGGCTTCGACGGCGAGCTGATAAGCGCGGTGGAAGTGAACGAGAGCAATGCCCACGTAGCCGCCGCACTGGCGGGGCTCGGCATCGTGCAGACGCTGGCCTTCGCCGCCGCGCCCGCCCTGGCGCGCGGCGACCTTCTCCCCGTGCTGGACACGTGGCAGCCGGCACCGCTGCCCGTATACGTCGTCTACCCGAGCGAAAAGCGCCATAACGCCCGCCTGCGCGCCTTCGTCGACTGGATCGCCGAGGCACTGCCGCGGCGCGCGCTGGCCTAG
- a CDS encoding histidine kinase, giving the protein MKVRLGTTQMGMSRYLSLWGAVAVVFALQGYMRDDLGGRTWDMSDYLRWSIIQWFTWAALAPLVFRLGEHFPVRTPLRWRELWMPLLASVGMTGLALLIGALVSSVTEGSSLALQWRQFVGQHAATGMLTCWALFAIQQAMQYREEKARRELETSELASELAQSRLQVLRTQLQPHFLFNTMHAIATLLHEDVTSAEDMLLRLSDLLRAFLDECQGQEITLRQELVLLDLYLGIQRTRFKDRLDTRIYISPDTLSCAVPSLILQPIVENAIRHGIGERVGTDCVEIESRREGDILTIEVRNRNSVLEPGGSASEGHGIGLSNTRLRLSELYGSAGQVELQMLWPQGVACRLRMPFRLVEDDDADDAPEVAAA; this is encoded by the coding sequence ATGAAGGTTCGCCTGGGCACGACGCAGATGGGCATGTCGCGATACCTCAGCCTGTGGGGTGCGGTCGCCGTCGTGTTCGCGCTGCAGGGTTACATGCGTGACGACCTGGGCGGCAGGACCTGGGACATGAGCGACTACCTGCGCTGGTCGATCATCCAGTGGTTCACCTGGGCGGCGCTGGCTCCGCTGGTGTTCCGCCTCGGCGAGCACTTCCCGGTGCGCACTCCATTGCGCTGGCGTGAGCTGTGGATGCCGCTGCTGGCCAGCGTCGGCATGACCGGACTTGCCTTGCTGATCGGCGCGCTGGTCTCGTCGGTGACCGAAGGCTCGAGCCTGGCGCTGCAGTGGCGCCAGTTCGTCGGCCAGCACGCTGCCACGGGGATGTTGACCTGCTGGGCGCTCTTTGCGATCCAGCAGGCGATGCAATACCGAGAGGAGAAGGCCCGGCGCGAGCTCGAAACCTCGGAGCTGGCTTCCGAGCTGGCGCAATCGAGGCTGCAGGTGCTGCGCACGCAACTGCAGCCACACTTCCTTTTCAACACCATGCATGCCATCGCCACCCTGCTGCACGAGGACGTGACCTCGGCCGAAGACATGCTGCTGCGCCTGAGCGACCTGTTGCGTGCCTTCCTCGACGAATGCCAGGGCCAGGAGATCACGCTGCGACAGGAGCTGGTGTTGCTCGATCTCTACCTCGGCATCCAGCGCACGCGGTTCAAGGATCGCCTGGATACCCGGATTTATATATCGCCCGACACGCTGTCGTGCGCAGTACCCAGCCTGATCCTGCAGCCCATCGTCGAAAACGCGATCCGCCACGGCATCGGCGAGCGGGTTGGCACGGACTGCGTGGAGATCGAGAGCCGCCGCGAAGGCGACATCCTCACCATCGAAGTGCGCAACCGCAACAGCGTGCTCGAGCCCGGCGGTTCGGCCAGCGAAGGCCACGGCATCGGCCTCTCCAATACCCGCCTGCGCCTAAGCGAACTTTACGGAAGCGCCGGGCAGGTCGAGTTGCAGATGCTCTGGCCACAAGGTGTTGCCTGCCGCCTGCGCATGCCGTTCCGCCTGGTCGAAGATGACGACGCCGACGACGCGCCCGAGGTCGCCGCGGCATGA
- a CDS encoding LytTR family DNA-binding domain-containing protein has product MTLSVLVVDDEPIARQAVLRLLRDDPAIGELAECGDGASAVDAIRMRSPDLVFLDIQMPAMNGLDVFRTVGVERMPATVFVTAYEQYAVRAFEANAVDYLVKPFSRDRFAQALSRAKARSAAGGGADASARIMQALDALQRRDAYLERIPVRESEQVTFVDVNDIVWIRANKNTVVIHLADREHEMRETMTSLAERLDPRQFARVHRSAIVNVRRVRAVHPWFNGYHVVTMDTGQKLRMSRYQHEAFLKLVSIQG; this is encoded by the coding sequence ATGACGCTGTCGGTGCTTGTGGTGGACGACGAGCCGATCGCCCGGCAGGCCGTATTGCGCTTGCTGCGCGACGACCCCGCCATCGGCGAGCTGGCCGAGTGCGGCGACGGCGCGTCGGCGGTCGACGCCATCCGGATGCGCTCGCCCGACCTGGTCTTCCTCGATATCCAGATGCCGGCGATGAATGGCCTGGATGTGTTTCGCACTGTGGGCGTGGAGCGCATGCCGGCGACGGTGTTCGTCACGGCGTATGAGCAGTACGCCGTGCGCGCGTTCGAGGCGAACGCCGTGGACTACCTGGTCAAACCGTTCAGTCGCGACCGCTTCGCCCAGGCACTGTCCCGGGCGAAGGCACGCTCGGCCGCCGGGGGCGGGGCCGACGCGTCTGCGCGGATCATGCAGGCGCTCGATGCGCTGCAACGCCGCGATGCCTACCTCGAGCGTATTCCCGTGCGCGAGAGCGAACAGGTCACCTTCGTCGACGTGAACGACATCGTCTGGATCCGGGCGAACAAGAACACGGTGGTGATCCACCTCGCCGACCGCGAACACGAGATGCGCGAGACGATGACCAGCCTGGCCGAGCGCCTCGATCCTCGCCAGTTCGCCCGCGTGCATCGCTCCGCCATCGTCAACGTCCGCCGCGTACGGGCCGTGCACCCGTGGTTCAACGGCTACCACGTGGTGACCATGGACACCGGCCAGAAGCTGCGCATGAGCCGCTACCAGCACGAGGCATTCCTGAAGCTGGTCTCGATACAGGGCTAG
- a CDS encoding SDR family oxidoreductase, whose product MHALANSNIHTTRHAGKIALVTGGSSGLGLATAERLVREGATVYITGRRQAELDSAAASIGATGIQGDIAVAADLDRIFATIRERSGHLDILFANAGGGEFAPLGQVSEAQFDKYFGINVKGTLFTVQKALELMGPGSAIVLNGSMVSLKGVPAFGVYAATKAALRSFARTWAQDLKGRDIRVNVVAPGTIVTPAYKSELGMNDQQIADFSAYTASVTPLGRTGEPDEIAKAVSFLASDEASYITGIELFVDGGQAQV is encoded by the coding sequence ATGCACGCACTCGCCAACAGCAACATCCACACCACCCGCCACGCCGGCAAGATCGCCCTGGTCACCGGCGGCAGCTCGGGCCTGGGCCTGGCCACCGCCGAGCGCCTGGTCCGCGAAGGGGCCACGGTCTACATCACCGGCCGCCGCCAGGCCGAGCTGGACAGCGCCGCGGCCAGCATCGGCGCCACCGGGATCCAGGGCGACATCGCCGTCGCCGCCGACCTCGACCGCATCTTCGCCACCATCCGCGAGCGCAGCGGCCACCTCGACATCCTGTTCGCCAACGCCGGCGGCGGTGAGTTCGCGCCGCTGGGGCAGGTCAGCGAGGCCCAGTTCGACAAGTACTTCGGCATCAACGTGAAGGGCACCCTGTTCACCGTGCAGAAGGCGCTGGAACTGATGGGCCCGGGTAGCGCCATCGTGCTCAACGGCTCGATGGTTTCGCTCAAGGGCGTGCCGGCGTTCGGCGTCTACGCCGCGACCAAGGCGGCGCTGCGCTCCTTCGCCCGGACCTGGGCACAGGACCTGAAGGGGCGCGACATCCGCGTCAACGTCGTCGCCCCGGGCACGATCGTCACCCCGGCGTACAAGAGCGAGCTGGGCATGAACGACCAACAGATCGCCGACTTCTCGGCCTACACCGCCAGCGTGACCCCGCTTGGCCGGACCGGCGAGCCCGACGAGATCGCGAAGGCGGTGTCGTTCCTCGCCTCCGACGAGGCGAGCTACATCACCGGCATCGAGCTGTTCGTCGATGGTGGCCAGGCCCAGGTCTAA
- a CDS encoding alpha/beta hydrolase, giving the protein MQIDGLDIAYREAGPADAPVMLLLHGFPTSSHMFRHLIPYLADRYHVIAPDYPGYGQSDAPNHEAYHYSFENFGNLVRTLLERLGVQKYAMYVMDYGAPVGWQLFLKNPEKLTALVVQNGNAYDEGLKTFWDPIKTYWADGAAKSRDALRWLVKPETTIFQYTDGVDDKTRISPDNWIHDQALLDRPDNEDVQMDVMYDYRKNVPLYPEVQRLFREYQPPTLIAWGERDTIFPADGAHPYKRDLKDLEFHLFPTGHFALEDLGDEIMPLIRDFLDRKIGK; this is encoded by the coding sequence ATGCAGATCGACGGCCTCGACATCGCCTATCGCGAAGCCGGCCCCGCCGACGCCCCCGTGATGCTCCTGCTGCACGGCTTCCCGACCTCGTCGCACATGTTCCGCCACCTGATCCCTTACCTTGCCGATCGCTACCATGTCATCGCGCCGGACTACCCGGGTTATGGCCAGAGCGACGCGCCGAACCACGAGGCGTACCACTACAGCTTCGAGAATTTCGGCAACCTCGTGCGCACCCTGCTCGAGCGCCTTGGCGTGCAGAAGTACGCCATGTACGTGATGGATTACGGTGCGCCGGTCGGCTGGCAGCTGTTCCTGAAGAACCCGGAGAAACTCACCGCCCTGGTCGTCCAGAACGGCAACGCCTACGACGAAGGGCTAAAGACGTTCTGGGATCCGATCAAGACCTACTGGGCCGATGGCGCCGCGAAGAGCCGCGACGCGCTGCGCTGGCTGGTGAAGCCCGAAACCACGATCTTCCAGTACACCGACGGCGTCGACGACAAGACGCGCATCTCGCCGGACAACTGGATCCATGACCAGGCGCTGCTCGACCGCCCGGACAACGAAGACGTCCAGATGGACGTGATGTACGACTACCGGAAGAACGTGCCGCTGTATCCGGAAGTGCAGCGCCTGTTCCGCGAGTACCAGCCGCCGACCCTGATCGCCTGGGGCGAGCGCGACACGATCTTCCCGGCCGACGGTGCGCATCCCTACAAGCGCGACCTGAAGGACCTGGAGTTCCATCTGTTCCCCACCGGCCACTTCGCGCTGGAAGATCTCGGCGACGAGATCATGCCGCTGATCCGTGACTTCCTGGACCGGAAGATCGGCAAGTAA
- a CDS encoding DsbA family oxidoreductase, translated as MTKKLKIDFVSDIACPWCVIGLGGLDRALENLRGDVEAEITFHPFELNPDMRAGGENTLEHIVAKYRIPAAEARVNRERIKARAADVGFTMNTSDDSRIYNTFDAHRLLAWAAGEGDGRQHALKQQLFVLNFTEQADPGDRDALVAAAGKVGLDELAARAVLESDRFADEVRRDEALWQGRGITGVPAVVVNDRYLISGGQPAEEFERQLRKIAASGEDA; from the coding sequence ATGACCAAGAAGCTGAAGATCGACTTCGTCTCCGACATCGCCTGTCCCTGGTGCGTCATCGGCCTGGGTGGCCTCGACCGCGCGCTGGAAAACCTGCGTGGCGACGTGGAGGCGGAAATCACCTTCCATCCGTTCGAACTGAATCCCGACATGCGCGCGGGCGGCGAGAACACGCTGGAACACATCGTCGCCAAGTACCGCATCCCCGCCGCCGAAGCGCGGGTGAACCGCGAGCGGATCAAGGCGCGTGCCGCGGATGTCGGCTTCACGATGAATACGTCAGACGACAGCCGCATCTACAACACCTTCGACGCGCACCGCCTGCTCGCATGGGCCGCGGGCGAGGGTGATGGCCGCCAGCACGCGCTGAAGCAGCAGCTGTTCGTGCTGAACTTCACCGAGCAGGCCGATCCGGGCGACCGCGATGCGCTGGTGGCAGCCGCGGGCAAGGTGGGTCTCGACGAGTTGGCGGCGCGCGCGGTGCTGGAATCCGACCGGTTCGCCGACGAGGTCCGTCGCGACGAAGCCCTGTGGCAGGGGCGCGGGATCACGGGCGTGCCGGCCGTGGTCGTCAACGATCGCTACCTGATCTCCGGCGGCCAGCCGGCGGAAGAGTTCGAGCGCCAGCTTAGAAAGATCGCCGCTTCCGGTGAAGATGCATAA
- a CDS encoding nuclear transport factor 2 family protein — translation MDERTIRDALDRHWAASAAGDQDAEHAIYRDDAVCEYPQSGETIHGRANLQALRSHHPGKPTGFAVRRIVGKGDLWVTEYSILYGEKRAFTVSIMTFQDGKVTREVQYFADPFDAPAWRAQWVGQAPGGVT, via the coding sequence ATGGACGAGCGGACGATCCGCGATGCGCTGGATCGACACTGGGCGGCATCCGCCGCGGGCGACCAGGATGCCGAGCATGCGATCTACCGCGACGATGCGGTGTGCGAGTACCCGCAATCCGGCGAAACGATCCATGGCCGGGCCAACCTGCAGGCGTTGCGTAGCCACCATCCCGGCAAACCAACGGGATTCGCGGTCAGGCGCATCGTCGGCAAGGGCGACCTTTGGGTCACCGAGTATTCGATCCTCTACGGGGAGAAGCGCGCTTTCACCGTGAGCATCATGACTTTCCAGGATGGCAAGGTGACACGCGAAGTGCAGTACTTCGCCGATCCCTTCGATGCGCCCGCGTGGCGGGCGCAGTGGGTAGGGCAAGCACCCGGCGGGGTGACGTAG